The Eubacteriaceae bacterium Marseille-Q4139 genome has a window encoding:
- a CDS encoding SMP-30/gluconolactonase/LRE family protein, whose protein sequence is MLFQADDPRFYELIDTEAMLEPVSVGHKVTEGIMWWPQKNCLIFSDMGVGKVYKWDPETYETTVIKFPSNISNGNFIDREGRIVTCEHATSSITRMEPDGRYMSTLASHYDGKQLNSPNDVIVDSRGRIWFTDPLYGRTSKVAGIAREPEMGFQGVYCILENGELVLSRKDFEQPNGLCMEIGEKTMLVNDTPRQEIRRFQVEEDGTLSGGEVVCQVGGRPDGTKIDKDGNIFTTATGDVFVFDKNGVKLGEIHVPGQCRNFCFGGPDRSELYFACETIYRLKTKTQGARFFE, encoded by the coding sequence ATGTTATTTCAGGCAGATGATCCAAGATTTTATGAATTGATTGATACCGAGGCGATGTTAGAGCCTGTCTCCGTCGGACACAAGGTTACAGAGGGCATCATGTGGTGGCCTCAGAAGAATTGTCTGATTTTTTCTGATATGGGAGTGGGGAAAGTTTATAAGTGGGATCCAGAAACCTACGAGACAACGGTGATCAAATTCCCGAGCAATATTTCCAACGGAAATTTCATCGACAGAGAGGGCCGGATTGTCACCTGCGAGCATGCGACAAGTTCTATCACGCGTATGGAACCGGACGGGCGCTATATGTCTACGCTGGCAAGCCATTATGACGGAAAACAGCTTAACAGCCCCAACGATGTGATTGTGGATTCCCGGGGGCGCATCTGGTTTACGGATCCTTTATACGGACGTACCAGTAAGGTGGCAGGAATTGCCAGAGAGCCGGAAATGGGATTCCAGGGAGTGTACTGCATTCTGGAAAACGGGGAGCTCGTCCTTTCAAGAAAGGATTTTGAACAGCCCAACGGACTCTGCATGGAAATCGGAGAAAAAACCATGCTGGTAAATGATACGCCGAGGCAGGAAATCCGCAGGTTCCAGGTAGAAGAAGACGGGACTTTAAGCGGCGGAGAGGTGGTCTGCCAGGTGGGCGGACGGCCGGACGGAACGAAAATTGATAAGGACGGCAATATCTTTACGACAGCCACAGGAGACGTTTTCGTTTTTGACAAAAACGGTGTAAAACTCGGAGAAATCCATGTACCAGGACAGTGCCGCAATTTCTGCTTCGGCGGGCCGGATCGTTCGGAGCTGTATTTTGCATGCGAGACGATCTACCGGCTGAAGACGAAGACACAGGGAGCCAGATTTTTTGAATAG
- a CDS encoding NifU family protein gives MLENIEKVLDKKVRPALLRHEGNVRLADYSDGILKISLTGQCSGCPSARITTEELIKKAVMEEVPEVQDVILVSQTDEELLRLAKELLASGRMGKN, from the coding sequence ATGCTGGAAAATATCGAGAAAGTTCTAGATAAGAAGGTGCGGCCGGCACTTTTAAGACATGAGGGTAATGTGAGGCTTGCTGATTATTCAGATGGAATTTTGAAAATCAGCCTGACCGGACAATGTTCCGGCTGCCCGTCTGCCAGGATCACGACGGAAGAATTGATAAAAAAAGCAGTGATGGAAGAGGTGCCTGAAGTTCAGGATGTGATCCTCGTTTCACAGACGGATGAAGAACTTCTCCGCCTGGCAAAAGAACTGCTTGCGAGCGGGAGAATGGGCAAAAATTAA
- a CDS encoding TAXI family TRAP transporter solute-binding subunit, whose protein sequence is MKRFLAVLLAASVVLTACGNTGQTAGNSGGEKAEGKKNSYTMLTGSSGAQYFTFGTAMANEINNESEKITVTALTANGVSEVINMVQSNEADFGFITYDTGYMAATNQREYSESAKYDNIEVVMLGHTGVKTIVVWADSPYQTIADLKGAKLATASGTSAHALDEAAYGAWGVEILENVTTMGYGEMAQAIKDGIIDVVNAHGPNPSSYIMEMISAKPIRILGQTEETLQTILDAHPEWIRATIPAGTYEGVEEDVLSFGNFSCIICRKDIPDEDVQEFLDIVFGMDLTTLYAYGDSWGYNNDNYEAAYANNDEFPFHPGALAWLKEEGLIKE, encoded by the coding sequence ATGAAGCGATTTTTGGCAGTATTGCTTGCCGCATCGGTAGTTTTAACAGCCTGCGGCAACACCGGCCAGACAGCCGGAAATTCAGGAGGAGAAAAAGCGGAAGGCAAAAAGAACAGCTACACCATGCTTACAGGTTCTTCCGGAGCTCAGTATTTCACATTTGGTACAGCTATGGCTAATGAGATTAACAATGAGTCTGAGAAAATCACAGTGACAGCCCTGACAGCCAACGGCGTATCAGAGGTTATCAATATGGTGCAGAGCAACGAAGCAGATTTCGGATTTATCACGTATGACACAGGATATATGGCAGCCACAAACCAGAGGGAGTATTCAGAAAGTGCGAAGTATGACAATATCGAAGTGGTAATGTTGGGCCATACAGGAGTGAAGACGATTGTTGTATGGGCAGATTCCCCCTATCAGACCATTGCTGATTTAAAAGGGGCCAAACTTGCTACGGCATCCGGAACATCGGCACATGCCCTGGATGAGGCAGCATATGGAGCATGGGGAGTGGAAATCCTCGAGAACGTGACGACTATGGGATATGGTGAAATGGCCCAGGCTATTAAAGATGGAATTATCGACGTAGTCAATGCCCACGGCCCGAACCCATCGTCCTATATCATGGAAATGATCAGTGCGAAGCCGATTCGGATTCTGGGACAGACGGAGGAGACACTTCAGACCATTCTGGATGCCCATCCGGAATGGATTCGTGCAACGATTCCTGCGGGAACTTATGAAGGGGTAGAAGAAGATGTACTCTCCTTTGGAAATTTCAGCTGTATTATCTGCCGGAAGGATATACCGGATGAGGATGTACAGGAATTTCTTGATATTGTTTTCGGAATGGATCTGACGACCTTATATGCCTATGGGGACAGTTGGGGATACAACAACGACAACTACGAAGCGGCATATGCAAACAATGACGAATTCCCATTCCATCCCGGTGCACTTGCGTGGTTAAAGGAAGAGGGACTGATTAAAGAATAA
- a CDS encoding carboxymuconolactone decarboxylase family protein — MARNHWTILGELDPELNDKIASWRTHLVNDNDKLERKYRELVNVAMACILKQEPVILAHAKLALENGATKAEVLGTVEQVLTMGGFPSFRCAMLTLDELLHE, encoded by the coding sequence ATGGCAAGAAACCACTGGACAATTCTGGGGGAACTTGACCCGGAATTAAATGACAAGATTGCTTCGTGGAGAACGCACTTGGTAAACGACAATGATAAGCTTGAGAGAAAGTACCGGGAACTGGTGAATGTAGCAATGGCCTGTATTCTAAAGCAGGAACCGGTAATCCTGGCACACGCAAAGCTGGCTCTGGAAAACGGGGCAACAAAGGCAGAGGTTCTCGGAACCGTCGAACAGGTGCTGACGATGGGAGGTTTTCCATCCTTCCGCTGCGCCATGCTTACGCTGGACGAGCTTCTGCATGAATAA
- a CDS encoding LysR family transcriptional regulator, translated as MRLEQLRYIIEIADTGSFTLASERLFIAQPSISQAVTALEKELNATLFTRYRTGAVPTPLGLQVISHARDIMRSVGEIEKLTAGDNSEINTRITIGTIPTLSTVLLPKVISNFRKTFPNVVIRIREEGTEKILKDCQKGETSLGLVSLHGKNSFDDSEFQFKHLLDGKLMAYVGAGSLLRKRKTITFRELLPFQLFLYGDEFSLHRYCLEQISQYGTPNVLSTTHNPESIKRFVMQTEAVGFGPDLSLADDIYVKSGAIFPLEITDASRIQFGILTSRKRKPDVAVDAFIKELIACAPR; from the coding sequence ATGCGCTTGGAACAGCTAAGGTATATTATAGAAATTGCAGATACAGGTTCGTTCACCCTGGCAAGCGAACGGCTGTTTATTGCACAGCCCAGCATCAGCCAGGCGGTGACAGCCCTTGAAAAAGAGCTGAATGCGACGTTATTTACCCGTTACCGGACGGGGGCTGTTCCGACGCCTCTCGGGCTTCAGGTGATCAGCCATGCCAGGGATATTATGCGGAGTGTCGGAGAAATTGAAAAACTGACAGCCGGGGACAATTCCGAAATCAATACCAGAATTACCATTGGTACGATCCCAACCCTGAGCACAGTCCTTCTTCCAAAAGTGATCTCTAATTTCAGAAAGACCTTTCCCAACGTCGTGATCCGGATCCGGGAAGAGGGGACGGAAAAAATCTTAAAAGACTGTCAGAAAGGCGAAACCAGTCTGGGGCTGGTATCCCTGCACGGCAAAAATTCCTTTGATGACAGCGAATTTCAGTTTAAACATCTTCTCGATGGAAAGCTCATGGCCTATGTTGGGGCCGGTTCCCTGCTGCGGAAACGGAAAACGATTACCTTTCGGGAATTATTGCCGTTCCAGTTGTTTTTATACGGCGATGAGTTTTCTCTGCATCGGTATTGTCTGGAGCAGATCAGTCAGTACGGAACGCCAAATGTACTTTCGACGACCCACAATCCGGAGTCTATAAAGCGGTTTGTCATGCAGACAGAAGCCGTCGGGTTTGGCCCGGATCTTTCCCTTGCTGACGACATTTACGTGAAATCCGGCGCTATTTTTCCGTTGGAGATTACAGATGCATCCAGAATTCAGTTCGGCATCCTCACAAGCAGGAAGCGAAAGCCGGATGTGGCTGTGGATGCCTTTATAAAAGAACTTATCGCATGTGCGCCCAGGTGA
- a CDS encoding sigma 54-interacting transcriptional regulator, producing MTRKRISSEALSSEFLDAIIEHSFDGIYITDGQANTIKVNRSYLTISGLRESEVLGHNMRDLVKNKTISASGSLMALEQKKPVTIQQDFKTGKRALITSSPIFGADGEVLLVITNVRDITELYRLKEQTTKLEHEERKLRQELQHMKSGLGIPEGIIAKDPKTANVLSLLNKVAPMDTTVILLGETGVGKEVFAKYLCQNSQRKEKPYITVNCGSIPANLVESELFGYEGGAFTGADKNGKMGLFELANHGTIFLDEIGELPLDMQVKLLRVLQEQEIERVGGRKPVKVDVRVLAATNRNLEEMVEQKLFRQDLYYRLMIFPVHIPPLRERPGDILPLAKLFLERLNKKYDMRKYFSRLSIGMMEQYAWPGNIRELRNIVERAVIISTSDEISPDALHLYPYKALPRDFKTSLPPTADLKSTLRNIELEYLNQAYETYGNVRDAAASLNMAPSTFVRRRRPDLFPIPEDPKA from the coding sequence ATGACAAGAAAACGAATTTCATCCGAAGCCTTAAGCAGCGAATTTCTCGATGCTATTATCGAGCACTCCTTTGACGGTATCTATATCACAGACGGCCAGGCCAATACCATCAAGGTGAACCGTTCCTATCTCACCATCTCCGGGCTCAGGGAATCTGAGGTTCTCGGTCACAATATGCGGGATCTCGTCAAAAATAAGACGATTTCTGCTTCCGGCTCCCTTATGGCATTAGAGCAGAAAAAGCCTGTGACAATCCAGCAGGATTTTAAAACCGGAAAGCGCGCCTTAATTACCAGCAGCCCGATCTTCGGTGCGGACGGGGAAGTGCTGCTTGTCATCACCAATGTCCGGGATATCACAGAGCTTTACCGTCTGAAAGAGCAAACTACGAAATTAGAGCACGAGGAAAGGAAACTGCGGCAGGAGCTCCAACACATGAAATCCGGTCTTGGGATTCCCGAGGGCATCATCGCCAAGGATCCGAAAACTGCAAATGTCCTGTCTCTTTTAAATAAGGTGGCTCCGATGGATACCACTGTCATTCTTCTTGGGGAAACTGGTGTCGGAAAAGAAGTATTTGCAAAATACCTCTGTCAGAACAGTCAGAGAAAGGAAAAGCCTTATATTACCGTAAACTGCGGTTCTATTCCGGCAAACCTCGTGGAAAGCGAGCTTTTCGGCTATGAAGGCGGCGCATTCACCGGCGCAGACAAGAATGGAAAGATGGGACTCTTTGAACTTGCCAATCACGGAACAATTTTTCTTGACGAAATCGGAGAACTCCCCCTTGATATGCAGGTAAAACTTCTGCGTGTGCTTCAAGAACAGGAAATCGAACGTGTCGGCGGTCGGAAGCCGGTTAAAGTGGATGTGCGCGTCCTGGCTGCCACCAACCGCAATCTGGAAGAAATGGTAGAGCAAAAATTGTTCCGTCAGGATCTGTACTATCGCCTGATGATCTTTCCGGTCCATATCCCGCCTTTGAGGGAACGCCCCGGCGATATCCTCCCGCTTGCAAAGCTGTTCCTGGAACGTCTGAATAAAAAATATGACATGAGAAAATATTTCTCCCGCCTGTCCATCGGGATGATGGAACAGTATGCATGGCCGGGGAATATCCGCGAGCTGCGGAATATTGTAGAAAGGGCTGTCATCATCAGCACCAGTGACGAGATTTCCCCGGATGCTCTGCATCTGTATCCGTATAAAGCACTGCCCCGGGATTTTAAAACTTCTCTCCCACCGACGGCAGATCTCAAATCGACCCTTCGGAACATTGAGTTAGAATACCTAAACCAGGCCTACGAAACATATGGAAATGTCCGTGATGCCGCCGCCAGCCTCAACATGGCACCGTCAACCTTCGTCAGGAGGCGGCGGCCGGACTTATTCCCTATTCCTGAAGATCCAAAAGCGTAA
- a CDS encoding 4-hydroxyphenylacetate 3-hydroxylase family protein, with translation MALMTGEQYVESMRRLNLRVYMFGEKIENPVDHPILKPSLNSVKATYDLAQMPEYEELMTALSPYTGEKVNRFTHIHENTGDLIKKVKMQRLCSQKTAACFQRCVGMDAFNAVFSTTFETDEKYGTHYHENFKKFLRYIQENDLTVDGAMTDPKGDRSLPPHAQADPDLYLRVVEQREDGIVVRGAKAHQTGFVNSHEVIVMPTVSMGPDDKDYAVSFAVPTDAEGIFLIVGRQSCDTRKLEESEIDVGNAEYGGMEALVVFNDVFVPNDRIFLNGEHEFAGVLVERFAGYHRQSYGGCKVGVGDVLIGAAAVAADYNGVPKASHIKDKLIEMTHLNETLYCCGIACSAEGRPTKSGNYLIDLLLANVCKQNVTRFPYEIARLAEDIAGGLMVTAPSEKDLKDPIIGPYVDKYFRGVSHVSTENRLRIMRLIENLTLGSAAVGYRTESLHGAGSPQAQRIMIARQGNLAMKKELAKAIAKIED, from the coding sequence ATGGCACTTATGACAGGAGAGCAATATGTAGAAAGCATGAGGAGATTAAACCTTCGGGTTTACATGTTTGGAGAAAAGATCGAAAATCCGGTGGATCACCCGATTCTTAAGCCGTCTTTAAATTCCGTAAAAGCCACCTATGATTTGGCCCAAATGCCGGAATACGAAGAGCTTATGACGGCTTTGTCGCCTTATACGGGAGAAAAAGTAAACCGTTTTACCCACATCCATGAAAATACCGGCGATCTGATAAAGAAAGTGAAAATGCAGCGTCTCTGCAGTCAGAAAACTGCTGCCTGTTTCCAACGCTGTGTCGGTATGGACGCCTTCAACGCCGTTTTCAGTACCACTTTTGAAACAGATGAAAAATACGGCACCCACTACCATGAAAATTTCAAAAAGTTCCTTCGCTATATACAGGAAAATGATCTGACCGTCGACGGAGCCATGACGGATCCCAAAGGAGACCGCTCCCTGCCGCCTCATGCACAGGCAGACCCAGATCTCTATCTGAGAGTTGTTGAACAGCGCGAGGACGGCATCGTCGTCCGCGGCGCCAAAGCACATCAGACCGGCTTTGTCAATTCCCATGAAGTCATTGTCATGCCGACGGTTTCCATGGGGCCTGATGACAAGGATTACGCCGTTTCCTTTGCCGTGCCCACGGATGCCGAGGGAATTTTCCTGATTGTCGGACGCCAGTCCTGCGATACGCGGAAACTGGAAGAAAGCGAGATTGATGTGGGAAATGCTGAATACGGCGGAATGGAAGCCCTTGTGGTTTTCAATGATGTCTTTGTCCCCAATGACCGCATCTTTTTAAATGGTGAACATGAATTTGCGGGCGTTCTTGTAGAGCGGTTTGCCGGATATCACAGGCAGTCCTACGGCGGCTGCAAGGTTGGTGTCGGAGATGTCCTGATTGGCGCCGCAGCCGTAGCCGCAGACTATAATGGCGTCCCGAAGGCCTCCCACATTAAGGACAAGTTGATTGAAATGACCCATTTAAACGAAACCCTGTACTGCTGCGGCATTGCATGTTCGGCAGAAGGGAGACCGACAAAATCCGGAAATTATCTGATTGACCTTCTTCTGGCCAATGTATGCAAGCAAAACGTGACAAGGTTCCCTTATGAAATCGCGCGTCTGGCCGAGGACATTGCCGGCGGCCTCATGGTAACGGCTCCTTCCGAAAAGGATTTAAAGGATCCGATCATTGGCCCGTATGTCGACAAATATTTCCGCGGGGTCAGCCATGTCTCCACGGAAAACCGGCTCCGCATCATGCGGCTGATTGAAAATCTGACCCTTGGCTCCGCAGCCGTCGGCTACCGCACGGAATCTCTCCACGGTGCCGGCTCACCCCAGGCACAGCGCATCATGATTGCCCGTCAGGGAAATCTGGCTATGAAAAAAGAGCTTGCTAAGGCCATTGCAAAAATTGAGGACTAG
- a CDS encoding MmgE/PrpD family protein — protein sequence MGDMAITRQLAEYAVSSRQAEYSEKDIRMTKLAFLDWLAAAETGVTEDSVKKLLELSEEEGIHGDCVMIGQGKKTSAPTAALINGTQSHAIDFDDIHDFLSLHLCSPVLPAVLSAAEAVDADGKQMIRGAICGMQVMAALSAAMMPEHYNLARWHATGTIGVFGAMAAAGSILGLSVGEMCNGFGICAGLMGGIQLNFGTMAKPMAAGMAAKHGLMAALLAKKGFTGRADIFDTDFLDNVSAKKTEPEKIVERLLGTQAVHELRFKRYPCGAPTHSGILNCKKILERHPAAVREIEKIVFEPYPRAIRLVGVTHPETGLQGKFSIPFTAAAQIVFGQVTIETFTDENVKNPDVLYLLDRMEMVPNEEFTPSRGGRATIYFKDGTSESNATYLLGHELDLEEASKDVDGKYDEIMIPRIGKSRAEDIKKAVMTMETLGSAKELSRFL from the coding sequence ATGGGAGATATGGCAATTACAAGACAGCTGGCGGAATATGCTGTGTCCAGCCGTCAGGCAGAATATTCGGAAAAAGATATCCGGATGACAAAGCTTGCATTTTTGGATTGGCTGGCGGCCGCGGAGACAGGGGTTACGGAGGACAGTGTAAAAAAGCTTTTGGAACTTTCTGAAGAGGAAGGCATTCATGGAGACTGCGTCATGATCGGACAGGGAAAGAAGACCTCTGCGCCCACGGCAGCCCTCATCAATGGAACCCAGTCCCATGCCATTGATTTTGATGATATCCATGACTTTTTGTCCCTGCATCTTTGTTCGCCTGTGCTGCCGGCAGTGCTTTCAGCTGCTGAGGCTGTCGATGCAGACGGAAAACAGATGATTCGCGGAGCAATATGCGGCATGCAGGTGATGGCGGCCCTTTCTGCTGCCATGATGCCGGAGCACTACAATCTTGCAAGATGGCATGCAACCGGTACCATCGGCGTTTTTGGAGCCATGGCCGCAGCCGGATCCATTCTGGGGCTGTCTGTCGGGGAAATGTGCAATGGTTTTGGAATCTGCGCCGGGCTTATGGGCGGAATCCAGCTTAACTTCGGCACGATGGCAAAACCGATGGCGGCCGGGATGGCGGCGAAACATGGCTTAATGGCGGCACTTTTGGCGAAAAAGGGCTTTACCGGAAGGGCGGATATTTTTGATACGGATTTTCTGGATAATGTCTCTGCAAAGAAGACGGAGCCGGAAAAAATCGTGGAACGGCTTTTGGGGACACAGGCAGTCCACGAACTGCGGTTTAAAAGATATCCCTGCGGTGCACCGACCCACAGCGGGATCTTAAACTGCAAGAAGATTTTGGAAAGGCATCCGGCTGCGGTGAGGGAGATTGAAAAAATTGTGTTTGAGCCGTATCCGCGTGCCATCCGCCTTGTAGGTGTGACGCACCCGGAGACAGGGCTTCAGGGGAAATTCAGCATCCCGTTTACAGCTGCGGCACAGATTGTCTTTGGGCAGGTGACGATAGAGACATTTACGGATGAGAATGTAAAAAATCCGGATGTCCTTTATCTTCTCGACAGGATGGAGATGGTGCCGAATGAAGAATTCACGCCGTCCCGCGGCGGCCGCGCCACGATTTATTTTAAGGATGGGACGAGTGAGTCAAACGCCACCTACCTTCTTGGGCATGAGCTGGATCTGGAGGAAGCTTCAAAAGATGTGGACGGCAAATATGATGAAATTATGATTCCACGGATCGGAAAGAGCCGGGCGGAGGACATAAAGAAGGCTGTGATGACTATGGAAACCCTGGGCTCCGCAAAAGAGCTGAGCAGATTTTTATAG
- a CDS encoding 4-hydroxybutyrate dehydrogenase, whose product MLQLIFRPELHRFETVRQFAEEFSLGETDLVITNQYIYEPYFGGLGLTCKVLYQERYGSGEPTDEMVEAMAADVQSMPGTYKRVIGIGGGTVLDISKLFALKHLHPVEKLYDRELPVIKDKKLILVPTTCGTGSEVTNIAILAFLKRNTKFGLADDAMYADQAVLIPEFLKNLPYPVFAASSIDALVHAAESSLSPKATPYTKLFGYRAVELILKGYEIIAKEGQGARTELLDDFLLASNYAGLAFGTAGCAAVHAMSYPLGGTFHVPHGESNYALFRGVIENYLEIKSDGAIADLAEHISTVLGCPANEAYSRMFELLDKILVRRTLKEYGADKEMLKSWAKEVMTGQERLLKNNFVPFDEARVYKIYCELYEK is encoded by the coding sequence ATGCTTCAGCTTATTTTCCGTCCGGAACTTCACAGGTTTGAGACGGTACGGCAGTTTGCCGAAGAATTTTCCCTTGGGGAAACAGATCTGGTAATTACGAATCAGTATATTTATGAGCCGTATTTTGGCGGTTTGGGATTAACTTGTAAAGTCCTTTACCAGGAGAGGTACGGAAGCGGGGAGCCCACCGACGAGATGGTGGAAGCGATGGCCGCAGATGTACAGTCCATGCCCGGCACATACAAGCGAGTGATTGGAATCGGGGGAGGTACGGTTTTGGATATTTCAAAGCTGTTTGCCTTAAAACATCTCCATCCGGTAGAGAAGCTTTACGACCGGGAACTGCCGGTCATAAAGGATAAGAAGCTGATCCTGGTTCCAACCACCTGCGGAACTGGTTCCGAGGTCACAAACATTGCCATTCTTGCATTTTTAAAGCGCAATACAAAGTTTGGACTGGCGGACGACGCCATGTACGCCGATCAGGCTGTCTTGATTCCGGAATTTTTAAAGAATCTGCCTTATCCCGTATTTGCTGCCAGCTCTATCGACGCCCTCGTCCATGCCGCAGAGTCCAGCCTGTCTCCAAAGGCAACGCCTTATACAAAGCTTTTCGGATACCGTGCGGTGGAGCTGATTTTGAAGGGCTATGAGATCATTGCAAAAGAAGGGCAGGGCGCCAGGACAGAACTGCTTGATGATTTCCTGCTTGCATCGAATTATGCCGGTCTGGCCTTCGGAACTGCCGGCTGTGCGGCGGTGCATGCCATGAGCTATCCGCTGGGCGGTACGTTCCATGTACCCCATGGGGAGTCCAACTACGCGCTGTTTCGCGGTGTCATCGAAAATTATCTGGAAATAAAAAGCGACGGCGCCATTGCCGATCTGGCGGAACATATCAGCACGGTTTTGGGATGCCCGGCAAACGAGGCTTACAGCCGGATGTTTGAGCTTCTGGACAAAATCCTTGTGCGGAGAACGTTAAAGGAATACGGTGCAGACAAAGAGATGCTGAAATCCTGGGCAAAGGAAGTTATGACAGGGCAGGAACGTCTGTTAAAGAACAATTTTGTCCCGTTTGATGAGGCACGGGTTTATAAAATTTACTGTGAATTGTATGAAAAATAA
- a CDS encoding acetyl-CoA hydrolase/transferase family protein, protein MNWELDYQKKKMDADKALDLIRSNDRVVIGHACGEPSYLVDTLVKKAAQYENVEIIHMVPMGKALYVQPGMERHFHHNALFAGGPTRNAIAEGRAGYTPCFFYRVPSLFADGTLPVDAALVQASPPDENGCMSLGISVDYTLPAATCAKKLIVQVNKNYPVTGGNSHIHVSAGNLAAIVEHDAPVLELLSPKVGPTEQAIGSYCASLIHDGDTLQLGIGAIPDAVLLFLGDKKDLGIHSEMFSDGVVNLAERGVITNRRKKTHPGKFVASFLMGTRRLYDFVNHNPDVELHPVDYVNHPVTIMKEDNLVSINSCVQMDITGQAASESIGCTQISGVGGQVDFIRGAAMAKNGRSILAFPSTALGGTVSRIVPFLTEGAAVTTSRNDVDYAVTEYGIAKLSGKTLRERARALVEIAHPDFRDSLKDACEERFHTRF, encoded by the coding sequence GTGAATTGGGAACTCGATTATCAAAAGAAAAAAATGGATGCAGACAAGGCCCTTGATCTGATCCGCTCCAACGACCGCGTTGTCATCGGACATGCCTGCGGTGAACCGTCCTATCTGGTCGATACGCTGGTGAAAAAAGCTGCCCAGTATGAGAACGTGGAAATCATCCATATGGTGCCTATGGGAAAGGCTTTATATGTACAGCCTGGCATGGAACGGCATTTCCATCACAATGCTCTGTTCGCAGGCGGCCCGACCAGAAACGCCATTGCGGAGGGACGTGCCGGCTACACACCCTGCTTTTTTTACCGGGTACCTTCCCTCTTTGCAGACGGAACGCTCCCGGTGGACGCGGCACTGGTACAGGCGTCACCTCCGGATGAAAACGGCTGCATGAGCCTTGGAATTTCCGTTGATTACACACTTCCTGCTGCTACATGTGCAAAAAAACTGATCGTACAGGTCAATAAAAATTACCCTGTCACCGGCGGAAACAGCCATATCCATGTATCAGCCGGCAACCTTGCTGCGATTGTGGAACATGACGCTCCGGTGCTTGAGCTTTTATCTCCAAAAGTCGGCCCCACAGAGCAGGCTATCGGTTCCTACTGCGCGTCCTTGATCCATGATGGGGATACTCTTCAACTTGGAATTGGCGCGATTCCCGATGCGGTCCTCCTTTTCCTGGGAGATAAAAAGGATCTCGGCATTCACTCCGAAATGTTTTCGGACGGCGTCGTTAATCTGGCAGAACGCGGTGTTATCACAAACCGGCGAAAAAAGACACATCCAGGAAAATTTGTCGCTTCGTTTTTGATGGGGACAAGACGTCTTTATGACTTTGTCAACCACAATCCGGATGTGGAGCTGCATCCGGTGGACTATGTCAATCACCCGGTCACCATCATGAAAGAGGACAACCTTGTCTCCATCAATTCCTGCGTCCAGATGGATATTACCGGACAGGCCGCCTCGGAATCCATTGGCTGTACGCAGATTTCCGGCGTAGGCGGACAGGTGGACTTCATCCGCGGTGCTGCCATGGCAAAGAACGGAAGGTCAATCCTGGCCTTTCCATCTACGGCATTAGGCGGTACCGTCTCCAGGATTGTCCCATTTCTGACGGAAGGCGCCGCAGTTACCACTTCCCGCAATGATGTGGACTACGCGGTAACGGAATATGGAATTGCAAAGCTTTCCGGAAAAACGCTCAGGGAACGGGCCCGCGCCCTGGTGGAAATCGCCCATCCGGATTTCCGCGATTCTCTGAAAGATGCCTGCGAAGAGCGCTTTCACACACGCTTTTGA